In Aspergillus luchuensis IFO 4308 DNA, chromosome 1, nearly complete sequence, the following are encoded in one genomic region:
- a CDS encoding uncharacterized protein (TransMembrane:1 (i103-127o)) — MKTRITQELSGDTRQTDRQTEERHPYRPGSIRLPICFAEDRHHPLAGLLARSTRPSPVVLSLVPYQSHPIPSSRPFRHPQRHQHPFGGIIGHHFHHPVSAIDFSVVAAAAAGWDILFFLLVLLQLVVLSC, encoded by the exons ATGAAGACTCGGATCACGCAGGAACTCAGCGGGGatacaagacagacagacagacagacagaagaaAGACATCCCTATCGGCCAGGCTCGATCAGGCTACCAATTTGTTTTGCGGAAGATCGCCATCACCCACTTGCAGGCCTTTTAGCTCGGTCCACTCGGCCATCTCCAGTAG TCCTTTCATTAGTTCCCtatcaatcccatcccatcccatcctctcgCCCGTTCCGCCATCCGCAGCGTCACCAGCATCCATTCGGCGGTATCATTGGCCATCACTTCCACCATCCCGTCTCTGCAATCGATTTTagtgttgttgctgctgctgctgctggttgggacattcttttttttttgctggTGTTGCTACAgctagtagtacttagttgTTAG
- a CDS encoding intradiol ring-cleavage dioxygenase (COG:Q;~EggNog:ENOG410PFEK;~InterPro:IPR000627,IPR007535,IPR039390,IPR015889;~PFAM:PF04444,PF00775;~go_function: GO:0003824 - catalytic activity [Evidence IEA];~go_function: GO:0005506 - iron ion binding [Evidence IEA];~go_function: GO:0008199 - ferric iron binding [Evidence IEA];~go_function: GO:0016702 - oxidoreductase activity, acting on single donors with incorporation of molecular oxygen, incorporation of two atoms of oxygen [Evidence IEA];~go_function: GO:0018576 - catechol 1,2-dioxygenase activity [Evidence IEA];~go_process: GO:0006725 - cellular aromatic compound metabolic process [Evidence IEA];~go_process: GO:0009712 - catechol-containing compound metabolic process [Evidence IEA];~go_process: GO:0055114 - oxidation-reduction process [Evidence IEA]) codes for MDPSKVKIPPMKDLTVDNITENVIRINSLCEDERLKYILERLVTHLHDFARETRLSTDEWMTGLRFLTEVGKICSDVRQEYILLSDILGLSILVDSIDHPKPPNSTEGTVLGPFHTHDAAPLVPGSSISHDPAGEPLLVVCTVKDTHGKPVKDVKIDIWETDSTGHYDVQYPGRDGPDGRCIMTSDEEGVFWFKAITPVPYPIPHDGPVGKLLKVLGRHPYRPSHMHFMFEKEGFDHLITALYLRNDPYETSDAVFGVKDSLVVDIGKAGPEYAAKYGVSEDHALLTYDFVLVSDEETSELRARNSKEALDKLGRKVKIVNGLPVPELD; via the exons atggACCCCAGCAAAGTCAAAATCCCACCCATGAAAGACCTAACGGTCGACAACATCACCGAGAACGTGATCCGAATCAACTCGCTCTGCGAAGACGAGCGACTAAAATACATTCTCGAGCGACTCGTCACACACCTTCACGACTTCGCAAGAGAAACCCGTCTTAGCACCGATGAATGGATGACCGGTTTGAGATTCCTTACGGAAGTAGGCAAGATTTGTTCGGATGTTAGACAG GAATACATCCTCCTCTCAGATATCCTCGgcctctccatcctcgtcgacTCCATCGACCACCCCAAACCCCCCAACAGCACCGAAGGCACCGTGCTGGGTCCATTCCACACGCACGACGCCGCGCCCCTCGTCCCCGGGTCCAGCATCAGCCACGATCCCGCCGGCGAgcccctcctcgtcgtctgCACCGTCAAAGATACCCACGGGAAGCCCGTCAAAGACGTGAAGATCGATATCTGGGAGACGGATTCCACCGGCCATTATGATGTGCAGTATCCCGGGAGGGATGGGCCCGATGGTAGATGCATCATGACCTCCGACGAGGAAGGTGTGTTCTGGTTCAAGGCTATTACGCCCGTCCCCTACCCTATTCCGCATGATGGGCCGGTTGGGAAGTTGTTGAAGGTTCTGGGGAGACATCCGTATCGGCCCAGTCATATGCATTTTAtgtttgagaaggaagggTTTGATCATTTGATTAC GGCGCTGTATCTCCGTAATGACCCCTATGAGACCTCGGATGCCGTCTTCGGGGTTAAGGATTCGCTGGTCGTGGATATTGGTAAGGCTGGGCCGGAATATGCGGCCAAGTATGGGGTTTCGGAGGATCATGCGTTGTTGACGTATGACTTCGTGTTGGTGAGTGATGAGGAGACGAGTGAGTTGAGGGCGAGGAATTCCAAGGAGGCGTTGGATAagttggggaggaaggtCAAGATTGTTAATGGGTTGCCGGTGCCGGAGCTggattga
- a CDS encoding Zn(II)2Cys6 transcription factor domain-containing protein (COG:S;~EggNog:ENOG410PMUE;~InterPro:IPR001138;~go_function: GO:0000981 - DNA-binding transcription factor activity, RNA polymerase II-specific [Evidence IEA];~go_function: GO:0008270 - zinc ion binding [Evidence IEA];~go_process: GO:0006355 - regulation of transcription, DNA-templated [Evidence IEA]) → MESRTATAEPSSKRPRSPSGDFPPIASKVPKTHSNHLQINYLARQYPDNLPLVSVDDTMPAIVHLIGEYDGVLHRHESIAGNLGACPLGPILIKRFERLFDGPPRVLKSHGKDSPNVTWLDVVEFAKNKPEQFNLEKSRNGVRVCQFYTKQCRVEISEEDFVLIASGMPQKMIPPQPIIEDEEKELGALEILEKNLQQIIQMADQVSARARQLNHRLKNRRTAIVTRRENDMSLHSQRQQHQHRSISPAWRDANGHAQNPNGSTPASAQSPSTGFVAVNAGRPGGGEATVEENALSSQFMFSHSNTDNVTIINGTSIKGASPTTRAELMKKFFTTQDRQARSYEEGPGSSSRQSSRPRPRASDAADYNLYTPAPATVAIPNTPSSLLPPPKSHHHEKDDGGPHKMEMVARMEDLSRGERILPPCDRCRRLHMDCLKNLTACMGCTKKHAKCSWKDVKEDELRETRVDRTSRERAEEPPSSKEASSTHPLPTPVAAAPPSTAAPTPVSGPMLPETEQRPREREVPSEYSVRRESAPTGGPVAGMALAKETSPRRAMSEMHGSSGMSHERRVSLHRHAEADDDDPDANQRLMQAILDTVDHHTRVAAAVKEGHEVSNEREREREQERERERERKLVRA, encoded by the exons ATGGAGTCCAGAACCGCGACGGCTGAGCCGTCCAGTAAACGACCGCGCTCACCGTCCGGCGATTTCCCTCCTATCGCGTCCAAGGTTCCCAAAACCCATTCGAATCACCTGCAGATCAACTACCTCGCCCGCCAATACCCGGATAACCTTCCTCTCGTCTCCGTCGATGATACCATGCCCGCCATTGTGCATCTCATTGGCGAGTACGACGGCGTCTTACATCGTCACGAAAGCATCGCCGGGAACTTGGGCGCTTGTCCGCTGGGGCCCATCCTGATCAAGCGCTTCGAGCGCTTGTTCGATGGACCGCCTCGCGTGCTCAAGTCGCATGGCAAGGACTCCCCCAACGTGACCTGGCTGGATGTGGTCGAGTTTGCCAAGAACAAGCCCGAGCAGTTCAACCTGGAAAAATCGCGCAACGGGGTGCGAGTGTGTCAATTCTACACCAAGCAGTGTCGCGTGGAGATCAGCGAGGAGGATTTTGTGTTGATCGCCTCGGGGATGCCCCAGAAGATGATCCCCCCGCAGCCGAtcattgaggatgaggagaaggaattggGCGCATTGGAGATTCTGGAGAAGAACCTCCAGCAGATCATCCAGATGGCCGACCAGG TGTCTGCCCGCGCTCGACAACTGAATCACCGTCTGAAGAACCGCCGGACGGCAATCGTCACCCGCCGGGAGAACGACATGTCGCTCCACTcgcagcgacagcagcaccaacatCGTTCCATCAGCCCTGCCTGGCGCGATGCCAATGGCCATGCTCAGAACCCGAATGGTAGCACCCCTGCCAGCGCCCAGTCTCCCTCCACTGGTTTCGTTGCCGTGAATGCCGGCCGGcccggcggcggagaagccACTGTGGAGGAGAATGCGCTGTCGTCGCAATTCATGTTCTCGCATTCCAATACGGACAATGTTACTATCATTAACGGCACCTCTATCAAAGGCGCCTCGCCGACGACCCGCGCCGAGCTCATGAAGAAGTTCTTTACTACCCAGGATCGCCAGGCGCGCAGCTATGAAGAGGGCCCCGGCTCCAGTAGTCGGCAGTCGTCCCGGCCGCGGCCGCGAGCATCGGATGCGGCGGACTACAACTTGTACACTCCGGCACCCGCTACGGTTGCCATTCCCAATACACCCTCCTCGCTTCTGCCACCGCCCAAgtcccaccaccacgaaaaggatgatggcggccCGCacaagatggagatggtggcGCGCATGGAAGATCTCTCACGGGGCGAGCGCATCCTGCCGCCCTGCGATCGGTGTCGCCGGCTACACATGGATTGTTTGAAGAACCTGACTGCCTGCATGGGGTGCACCAAGAAGCATGCCAAGTGTTCCTGGAAGGACGTCAAAGAGGACGAGCTGCGCGAGACACGGGTCGACCGTACGTCCCGGGAACGAGCGGAGGAGCCGCCTTCGTCCAAGGAGGCCTCTTCGACCCATCCACTGCCTACTCCcgtggcagcagcaccaccgtcGACGGCGGCCCCGACACCGGTGTCTGGACCGATGTTGCCCGAGACGGAGCAGCGACCTCGTGAGCGCGAGGTGCCGTCCGAGTACAGCGTGCGCCGCGAGTCTGCGCCGACAGGAGGACCGGTTGCGGGGATGGCGCTCGCCAAGGAGACGTCACCGCGGCGGGCCATGAGCGAGATGCATGGGAGCAGCGGGATGAGCCATGAGCGACGAGTCAGCCTGCATCGGCACGCGGAGGCGGACGACGACGACCCGGATGCCAACCAGCGGCTGATGCAGGCAATTCTGGATACGGTGGACCACCACACGcgggtggcggcggcggtgaaGGAGGGACATGAAGTGAGCAACGAGCGGGAGCGGGAGCGCGAGCAGGAACGAGAACGAGAGCGGGAGCGGAAGTTGGTGCGGGCATAG